The following proteins are encoded in a genomic region of Nitrospirota bacterium:
- a CDS encoding SGNH/GDSL hydrolase family protein: protein MNGKAESNFFLRHPKKTVLFFVVISCFVLDVTIAKTYKIIFGYPWYERNIQNKIAAEKSFRIYSEIYHHDLAKNKSVDNASWGNITYRVFTDSLGFKNGSAKKISINSESKRILFIGDSFTEGNGIEYPNTFVGLISTELSKKGIEVLNAGVASYSPIIYWRKTKYLLEEVGLKFDELVVFIDFGDAGNELSYKLGNDGNIKGEPDNRIDSMPKEANMTLGSLIKNNSIFLFYMKNKVKSLLSSATDEEKRLSPPKPAFLLENSVNGESGLSMYYRHGYANGLRSMEKYMNMLYDLLEKRNIKMTIAIYPWPDQVLSNDLNNIHVSFWKDWSLKHNVKFLNYFPYFIRSNNSEKENQLTVAKYFIPGDIHWNEEGHRLLSSIFLSSYVTNDAAHHINLIHQKP, encoded by the coding sequence ATGAACGGTAAAGCAGAAAGCAATTTCTTTTTGAGACATCCTAAAAAAACCGTTTTATTTTTTGTCGTAATTAGTTGTTTTGTTTTAGATGTTACAATCGCAAAAACATATAAGATAATCTTTGGATATCCGTGGTACGAAAGAAACATTCAGAATAAAATAGCTGCGGAGAAATCTTTCAGAATTTACTCGGAAATATATCATCATGACCTGGCAAAGAATAAGTCGGTTGATAATGCTAGTTGGGGCAACATAACTTACCGCGTTTTTACGGATTCACTTGGCTTCAAGAATGGATCTGCCAAGAAAATATCTATTAATTCTGAAAGCAAACGGATATTATTTATTGGTGATTCGTTTACAGAAGGTAATGGAATAGAATATCCAAACACATTCGTTGGGTTGATCTCTACCGAACTATCAAAAAAAGGAATTGAGGTTCTTAACGCAGGAGTTGCTTCATACAGCCCTATTATTTATTGGAGAAAAACCAAATATTTACTTGAAGAAGTCGGATTAAAGTTTGATGAGTTAGTTGTTTTTATTGACTTTGGTGATGCAGGCAATGAACTATCATATAAATTAGGGAATGATGGTAATATCAAAGGGGAACCCGATAATAGAATCGATTCAATGCCCAAAGAAGCAAATATGACATTAGGTAGTTTAATTAAAAATAATAGTATTTTCCTGTTTTATATGAAAAATAAAGTCAAAAGCTTATTATCCTCCGCCACGGATGAAGAAAAAAGATTATCTCCCCCGAAGCCGGCATTTCTATTAGAAAACAGCGTAAATGGGGAGAGCGGTTTAAGCATGTATTATCGCCATGGATATGCTAATGGCCTGAGAAGTATGGAAAAATATATGAATATGCTGTATGACTTGTTGGAGAAGCGTAATATAAAAATGACCATTGCAATTTATCCATGGCCTGACCAAGTATTAAGTAATGATTTAAATAATATCCATGTCTCTTTCTGGAAAGATTGGTCTTTAAAGCATAATGTAAAATTTCTTAATTATTTCCCTTACTTTATAAGATCAAATAACAGTGAGAAAGAGAATCAGCTTACTGTAGCAAAATATTTTATCCCTGGCGATATACACTGGAATGAGGAAGGGCATAGATTATTGTCAAGCATCTTCTTATCGTCTTATGTTACAAACGATGCGGCTCATCATATTAATTTAATTCATCAGAAACCATGA
- a CDS encoding glycosyltransferase family 39 protein — protein sequence MKNYFLDQIPKFLKWVLLAGAVSYAALYLIVVFFRIRYPFELIWLEGAYVDHVNRILSGYKYYVKPSIEFVPSIYTPLFFYLSALLSRIIGIGFLPLRLISFTSSLGSFLIIYLMVKRESGDKYSGLIASCLFYATFYLTGSHFDIGRVDSLFLFLLLTSLYIVRFNESEKYYFIAGAVISLAFLTKQTALVISLPIMVYCIFFNKRLALSFIAPIVLIVGFGSFFLNYYYDGWFNFYVFELPRTTPVDNKVLLSFWPKDIIMPVGIAFSIGIFYLFSLLTESKRKIFFFYFLALLGTVTASWYSRYRIGFTNVLFPTYAFISILFGLGLNKLLEISQTISFDKRSLMKTLIYLVCIVQFCSASLVYNPLTQIPTSRDLEAGKELIKQLSQIKGEIFVFNHGYISVLAGKKSYANIMGARDVYFTTNEKHADIKAQMLDDIEKTMRERKFGAVILDSVETCGLPGFRKYYTLSEKIFKDEEVFFPVTGTRTRPDLIYTPNNYNSSKINH from the coding sequence ATGAAAAATTATTTTCTTGATCAGATACCCAAGTTCCTTAAATGGGTTTTGCTGGCAGGCGCAGTGTCATATGCCGCACTCTACCTGATTGTAGTTTTTTTCCGCATAAGGTATCCTTTTGAATTAATATGGCTGGAAGGAGCTTATGTAGATCATGTAAACAGGATACTCTCTGGTTATAAATATTATGTTAAGCCGTCCATCGAATTTGTTCCATCTATATATACCCCGTTATTTTTCTACTTGTCAGCTTTATTATCCAGGATTATTGGCATTGGTTTCTTGCCTCTTAGATTGATATCCTTCACTTCATCTTTGGGGTCTTTTTTGATTATTTATCTAATGGTTAAACGGGAGTCCGGCGACAAATATTCCGGCCTTATTGCTTCCTGTCTGTTTTACGCAACATTTTATCTGACAGGGTCGCACTTCGACATCGGCAGGGTAGACTCGCTATTTCTGTTCCTCTTATTAACATCATTATATATAGTTAGATTTAATGAATCGGAAAAATACTACTTTATTGCTGGGGCAGTAATTTCTCTTGCGTTTCTGACTAAACAAACAGCCTTGGTCATTTCGTTACCAATTATGGTCTATTGTATTTTTTTTAATAAACGCTTAGCGCTGTCTTTCATAGCTCCCATTGTTCTGATAGTTGGATTTGGGAGTTTTTTCCTGAATTATTATTATGACGGGTGGTTTAATTTTTATGTTTTTGAACTCCCAAGGACAACGCCCGTCGATAATAAAGTTCTGCTTTCTTTTTGGCCAAAAGATATTATTATGCCTGTGGGCATAGCATTTTCTATAGGTATATTTTACTTGTTTTCTTTGTTAACTGAATCAAAGAGAAAGATTTTCTTCTTTTATTTTTTAGCGTTATTGGGAACTGTTACAGCATCATGGTATTCACGTTATCGGATAGGGTTTACCAATGTATTGTTTCCGACTTATGCTTTTATATCTATTCTATTTGGATTAGGACTAAATAAGTTGTTGGAAATAAGTCAGACGATATCTTTTGATAAAAGAAGTTTAATGAAAACCCTAATATATCTTGTTTGTATAGTACAGTTTTGTTCAGCCAGTCTTGTTTATAATCCCTTAACTCAAATCCCCACAAGCAGAGATTTAGAAGCAGGAAAAGAGCTTATAAAACAACTATCACAGATAAAAGGAGAAATCTTTGTCTTTAATCATGGATATATTTCAGTGCTTGCAGGCAAGAAAAGTTATGCAAATATAATGGGAGCTAGAGATGTATACTTTACAACGAATGAAAAGCATGCAGATATTAAAGCACAGATGCTTGATGACATTGAGAAAACAATGAGAGAAAGAAAGTTCGGAGCGGTTATTCTTGATTCCGTTGAAACTTGTGGCTTACCCGGTTTTAGAAAATATTATACTTTGAGTGAGAAGATATTTAAGGATGAAGAGGTTTTTTTCCCTGTGACAGGGACCAGGACGAGACCGGACCTTATTTATACTCCAAACAATTATAATTCTTCAAAGATCAATCATTGA
- a CDS encoding SGNH/GDSL hydrolase family protein, producing the protein MFGEIAVRVTRPQKTYSEFLELVSDMWAPSDFNKVELKKNYTGKYPSNEFPGKYVTVKTNNLGLRDDQEVTYDKPKDKKRILIIGDSYTFGLFVESGDAYPSILKQLLKEDGSKYEVINAGFPGYNADEEYVWLRNEGIKFKPDIIILGFYIGNDLNINRNNWILDSSGLPLKLDTGKKLGTYVDQYGRRRENDDFVMATETVGYEYVYKIPVLRESQFFIALGKLTEKVYKYFYGKINPSKTYKIPPGYSVAMFPQIFGDDVYRFRQKYNAYYEIMDQHVPPLGEREKYFRDLVLGMNKIAKDINSEFIVLMIPTNFQVDPDYFLPFYFKELDENKEILNGTFGIRRDFFRELSEYLESNNIRYINLLNEMKKHPEDRYFPKNGEMHFNIKGHEFTANIIYNYLHDNNNL; encoded by the coding sequence ATGTTTGGAGAAATTGCCGTGCGGGTAACAAGACCGCAAAAAACGTATTCGGAGTTTCTGGAACTCGTCAGTGATATGTGGGCACCTTCGGACTTTAATAAGGTTGAATTAAAAAAAAATTACACAGGAAAGTATCCGTCGAACGAATTTCCAGGTAAATATGTAACGGTTAAAACTAATAATCTTGGATTAAGGGATGATCAAGAAGTCACTTATGATAAGCCGAAAGACAAGAAAAGAATTTTAATAATAGGTGATTCTTATACATTTGGTTTATTTGTGGAAAGTGGGGATGCATATCCCTCCATATTAAAGCAATTATTAAAGGAAGATGGATCAAAATATGAAGTAATTAACGCAGGATTTCCAGGATATAATGCTGATGAAGAATATGTATGGTTAAGAAATGAAGGAATAAAGTTCAAGCCTGATATTATAATTTTAGGTTTTTATATCGGAAATGATCTGAATATAAACAGGAATAACTGGATACTTGATAGCAGCGGATTGCCACTGAAGTTAGATACGGGTAAAAAACTCGGAACATACGTGGACCAATATGGCAGAAGGAGGGAAAATGATGATTTTGTAATGGCTACAGAAACAGTCGGTTACGAATATGTTTATAAAATACCTGTGCTGAGGGAAAGTCAATTTTTCATCGCATTAGGAAAGTTAACTGAAAAAGTTTATAAATATTTTTACGGTAAGATAAACCCATCCAAGACTTATAAAATCCCGCCTGGATATTCAGTCGCGATGTTTCCTCAAATCTTTGGCGATGATGTATATCGTTTTAGGCAGAAGTATAATGCATATTATGAAATTATGGATCAACATGTTCCGCCCCTTGGCGAGCGGGAAAAGTATTTCAGAGATCTTGTTTTGGGAATGAATAAAATAGCTAAGGACATCAATAGTGAGTTCATCGTCTTAATGATACCGACTAATTTCCAAGTTGACCCGGATTATTTTCTGCCCTTTTATTTTAAAGAACTGGATGAAAACAAAGAAATCCTGAATGGTACTTTTGGCATAAGGCGAGATTTCTTCAGAGAATTATCTGAGTATTTGGAGAGTAATAACATCAGATATATTAATTTATTGAATGAGATGAAGAAACATCCTGAAGACAGATATTTCCCCAAAAATGGTGAAATGCATTTTAATATAAAGGGCCATGAATTTACCGCAAATATTATTTATAACTATTTGCACGACAATAATAATCTATAA